A portion of the Avibacterium sp. 20-132 genome contains these proteins:
- the rfaD gene encoding ADP-glyceromanno-heptose 6-epimerase, whose amino-acid sequence MIIVTGGAGFIGSNIVKALNEIGRTDILVVDDLKDGTKFVNLVDLDIADYCDKDDFIASIMAGDDLGDIDVIFHQGACSATTEWDGKFVMENNYEYSKELLHYCLERQIPFYYASSAATYGDSKTFVEAREFEKPLNVYGYSKFLFDEYVRKILPEATSPVCGFKYFNVYGPREQHKGSMASVAFHLNNQILKGENPKLFAGSEHFLRDFVYVGDVAAVNIWCWQHGISGIYNCGTGNAESFEAVAQAVLKFHGKGQIETIPFPEHLKSRYQEYTQADLSKLRATGYDKPFKPVAEGVSEYMAWLNK is encoded by the coding sequence ATGATTATTGTAACTGGCGGCGCAGGCTTTATTGGCAGTAATATCGTAAAAGCGTTAAATGAGATCGGGCGCACGGATATTTTGGTGGTGGACGATTTAAAAGATGGCACAAAATTTGTCAATTTAGTGGATTTAGATATTGCCGATTATTGTGATAAAGATGATTTCATCGCATCCATTATGGCGGGTGATGATTTAGGTGATATTGATGTCATTTTCCACCAAGGTGCTTGTTCAGCCACAACCGAATGGGACGGCAAATTCGTAATGGAAAATAATTATGAATATTCCAAAGAATTATTGCATTATTGTTTAGAACGTCAAATTCCGTTTTACTACGCGTCAAGTGCGGCAACTTATGGGGACAGCAAAACCTTTGTCGAAGCGCGTGAATTTGAAAAACCGCTAAATGTATATGGTTATTCTAAATTCTTATTTGATGAATATGTGCGTAAAATCTTGCCAGAGGCAACTTCACCTGTGTGCGGTTTTAAATATTTCAATGTCTATGGACCAAGAGAACAGCACAAAGGGAGTATGGCAAGCGTGGCATTCCACCTTAATAACCAAATTTTGAAAGGGGAAAATCCAAAATTATTTGCAGGCAGCGAACATTTCTTGCGTGATTTTGTTTATGTTGGCGATGTAGCTGCGGTGAATATTTGGTGCTGGCAACACGGCATTTCGGGGATTTACAACTGCGGAACAGGCAATGCGGAAAGTTTTGAGGCAGTGGCACAAGCTGTATTAAAATTCCACGGCAAAGGGCAAATTGAGACCATTCCATTCCCAGAACATTTGAAGAGCCGCTACCAAGAATACACCCAAGCCGATCTCAGTAAACTGCGTGCCACAGGATATGACAAACCGTTCAAACCTGTTGCGGAAGGTGTCAGCGAATATATGGCGTGGTTGAATAAATAA
- a CDS encoding ABC transporter ATP-binding protein, whose protein sequence is MFNKIFEWFESRLNAYPEQSPKTPEKGLIRFIWSNMEGMRGWILLLALLTVGTGVMEAVLFQFMGIVVDWLGKYTPAALWQEKGHWLLAMAGLLIFSVFWSFSASAVRLQTLQGVFPMRLRWNFHRLMLGQSLSFYQDEFAGRVSAKVMQTALAVRDTVLTIADIMVYVVVYFITSGIVLAALDAWFLLPFALWVVAFITILRIIIPKLAKTAERQADARSLMTGRITDSYANIATVKLFSHGAREASYAKRSMEEFMVTVHAQMRLATSLDTITYATNITLTLSTAILGIVLWKQGSVGVGAIATAIAMALRVNFISRWIMWESARLFENIGTVNDGMNTLTKPHTIVDKPQALPLKVSKGEIHFNDVSFSYDPQKPLLSHFNLTIKPGEKVGLIGRSGAGKSTIVNLLLRFYEANHGEITIDGQNVCEVTQESLRSQIGLVTQDTSLLHRSVRENILYGRPTASDEEMFSAAQRAEASEFIPFLSDAEGRTGYDAHVGERGVKLSGGQRQRIAIARVMLKDAPILLLDEATSALDSEVEVAIQESLDKMMEGKTVIAIAHRLSTIAAMDRLIVLDKGQIVEQGTHNELLAQNGLYAKLWHHQSGGFLSEE, encoded by the coding sequence ATGTTTAATAAAATTTTTGAATGGTTTGAAAGCCGTCTAAATGCCTATCCAGAGCAATCGCCAAAAACGCCTGAAAAAGGCTTAATTCGCTTTATTTGGTCGAATATGGAAGGAATGCGTGGCTGGATTTTGTTGCTTGCGTTGCTTACTGTTGGAACGGGTGTGATGGAAGCAGTGTTGTTCCAGTTTATGGGGATTGTAGTGGATTGGCTTGGGAAATACACGCCAGCAGCCTTGTGGCAAGAAAAAGGCCATTGGCTTTTAGCAATGGCTGGCTTGTTGATCTTTAGTGTGTTCTGGTCGTTCAGCGCATCAGCGGTTCGCTTACAAACCTTGCAAGGGGTATTTCCAATGCGTTTACGTTGGAATTTCCACCGTTTAATGCTTGGACAAAGCCTGAGTTTCTATCAAGATGAATTTGCAGGGCGTGTTTCAGCTAAAGTGATGCAAACAGCCCTAGCGGTACGCGATACCGTACTGACCATTGCCGATATTATGGTTTATGTTGTTGTGTATTTCATCACCTCAGGTATTGTGCTGGCTGCATTAGATGCGTGGTTCTTATTGCCTTTTGCCTTATGGGTTGTTGCGTTTATTACTATTTTACGCATTATTATTCCCAAATTAGCTAAAACCGCTGAGCGCCAAGCGGATGCCCGCTCATTAATGACAGGACGGATTACCGATTCTTATGCCAATATCGCCACAGTAAAACTGTTCTCACATGGGGCTAGAGAAGCCAGTTATGCCAAACGTTCTATGGAAGAATTTATGGTAACGGTACACGCACAAATGCGTTTAGCTACCTCCTTAGATACCATCACTTACGCCACCAATATTACCTTAACCCTCAGCACGGCGATCCTTGGCATTGTGCTGTGGAAGCAAGGCAGTGTTGGAGTTGGTGCGATTGCCACCGCCATTGCAATGGCATTGCGTGTGAATTTTATTTCTCGTTGGATTATGTGGGAATCCGCACGTTTATTTGAAAATATTGGTACTGTCAATGATGGTATGAATACGCTCACTAAACCGCATACTATTGTCGATAAACCGCAAGCATTACCATTAAAAGTGAGCAAAGGCGAAATTCATTTCAATGATGTGAGTTTTTCCTACGATCCGCAAAAACCATTACTCAGCCATTTTAATCTCACCATTAAACCCGGGGAAAAAGTGGGATTGATTGGGCGTTCTGGGGCAGGAAAATCCACCATTGTGAACTTACTGTTACGTTTTTATGAAGCAAATCACGGTGAAATCACGATTGACGGGCAAAATGTATGCGAGGTAACCCAAGAAAGTTTACGCAGCCAAATTGGTTTAGTGACCCAAGACACTTCTTTATTACACCGTTCTGTGCGAGAAAATATTCTTTATGGTCGCCCAACAGCGAGTGATGAAGAAATGTTTTCAGCGGCACAACGTGCTGAAGCCTCTGAATTTATCCCATTTTTGAGTGATGCAGAAGGTCGAACAGGCTATGATGCACACGTCGGTGAGCGTGGCGTGAAGCTCTCTGGGGGACAACGCCAGCGGATTGCCATTGCTCGTGTGATGTTAAAAGATGCACCTATTCTGTTGTTAGATGAAGCCACCAGCGCGCTGGATTCGGAAGTGGAAGTGGCGATTCAAGAAAGCCTAGACAAAATGATGGAAGGCAAAACCGTGATTGCAATCGCCCACCGCCTTTCTACCATTGCCGCAATGGATCGTCTTATCGTATTAGATAAAGGACAAATTGTGGAACAAGGCACGCACAATGAATTACTCGCCCAAAATGGGCTTTATGCCAAATTGTGGCATCATCAAAGCGGTGGCTTTTTGAGTGAAGAATAA
- a CDS encoding mechanosensitive ion channel family protein: MTTENAQAAENTVDIQAQTSALIDKVHSMDMNTLLNDYVIPYGTKILLAIAIYVIGKSIARLLSRLLGKAVLHSTKDEMLHSFVSSISYFLFLLMVIIAALSQLGINTTSLVALIGAAGLAIGLALQNSLQNFAAGVMILIFKPFRKGDLIETGGVLGSVEQIGLLVLELRTADNKTVLIPNGKVFGDSITNYSSNSTRRIDFIFDIAYKSNIEQAKAIVANILAQDPRVLKDPEPTIAVGALAANSVQLVVRPWVNTADYWAVHFDVTEKVKLAFDEAGIEIPFPQMNIHLPEKC, from the coding sequence ATGACAACTGAAAATGCTCAAGCCGCAGAAAATACGGTGGATATTCAAGCGCAAACCTCAGCGTTAATTGATAAAGTTCATTCAATGGATATGAACACGCTCTTGAATGATTATGTGATCCCTTATGGTACAAAAATTTTGCTTGCCATTGCGATCTATGTGATTGGTAAAAGTATCGCTCGCTTGCTCAGCCGCTTGCTTGGTAAAGCCGTATTGCATTCTACTAAAGACGAAATGTTACACAGCTTTGTCTCATCAATCAGCTATTTTTTATTCCTCTTAATGGTGATTATCGCCGCACTTTCACAGCTTGGTATCAACACCACATCCCTTGTTGCATTAATTGGCGCAGCAGGTTTGGCGATTGGTTTAGCCTTACAAAATTCCCTCCAAAACTTTGCCGCTGGGGTAATGATTTTAATCTTCAAACCTTTCCGCAAAGGGGATTTAATTGAAACGGGTGGCGTTTTAGGTTCAGTGGAGCAGATTGGTTTATTAGTGCTTGAACTGCGTACCGCAGACAACAAAACGGTGTTAATTCCAAATGGTAAAGTGTTTGGGGATAGCATTACCAACTATTCTAGCAACAGCACACGCCGCATTGATTTTATTTTCGATATTGCCTACAAATCCAATATTGAGCAAGCAAAAGCCATTGTGGCAAACATCTTGGCGCAAGACCCACGCGTGTTGAAAGATCCTGAGCCAACCATTGCCGTGGGCGCGTTAGCCGCAAACAGTGTACAACTGGTCGTTCGCCCTTGGGTAAACACGGCGGATTACTGGGCAGTGCATTTTGATGTCACGGAAAAAGTCAAACTTGCGTTTGATGAGGCGGGTATCGAAATTCCATTCCCGCAAATGAATATTCACTTACCTGAAAAATGCTGA
- the murQ gene encoding N-acetylmuramic acid 6-phosphate etherase: MKDNRLLNQLSQLTTEQRNPNSMNLDELSALEIVQLMNAEDKNVPLAIEKCLPQIARAVEKIVQAFQQEGRLVYLGAGTSGRLGVLDASECPPTFGVSHEMVKGIIAGGERALRYPIEGAEDNPQSAVENLREIDFNKKDILVGIAASGRTPYVLGGLDYANALGATTVAIASNANSPMAQIAEIAIITVVGPEVLTGSSRLKSGTAQKLVLNMLTTASMVLMGKCYQNLMVDVQASNQKLVARAVRIVMQATDCTAEQAERTLNVAHNNAKVAILMLLADVDYPSAVQLLSKNQGRLQAALTSH; this comes from the coding sequence ATGAAAGACAACAGGTTACTCAATCAGCTTTCCCAGCTTACAACGGAACAACGCAATCCAAATTCAATGAATTTAGACGAGCTCTCTGCGTTAGAAATTGTGCAGTTAATGAATGCAGAAGACAAAAACGTGCCGCTGGCTATCGAAAAATGCTTGCCACAAATTGCTAGGGCGGTGGAAAAAATTGTGCAAGCCTTTCAGCAAGAGGGGCGGTTAGTGTATCTTGGCGCAGGCACAAGTGGGCGCTTAGGCGTGCTTGATGCCTCAGAATGTCCACCTACCTTTGGTGTTTCTCACGAAATGGTAAAAGGCATTATTGCTGGGGGCGAACGGGCTTTACGCTATCCTATTGAAGGCGCGGAAGATAATCCACAAAGTGCGGTGGAAAATTTGCGAGAAATTGATTTTAACAAAAAGGATATTCTTGTCGGAATTGCCGCCAGTGGACGCACACCTTATGTGCTAGGTGGCTTGGATTATGCCAACGCCTTAGGGGCAACAACCGTTGCCATTGCCAGCAATGCGAATTCGCCAATGGCACAAATCGCAGAGATTGCCATCATTACAGTCGTCGGCCCGGAAGTACTCACTGGCTCAAGCCGCTTGAAATCTGGCACAGCACAAAAATTGGTGTTGAATATGCTCACCACCGCCAGTATGGTGCTAATGGGGAAATGCTATCAAAATTTAATGGTGGACGTGCAAGCGAGCAATCAAAAATTAGTGGCACGAGCTGTGCGTATCGTAATGCAAGCAACGGATTGCACAGCTGAACAGGCAGAACGAACCCTCAACGTAGCCCATAATAACGCCAAAGTAGCAATATTGATGTTACTGGCAGATGTGGATTATCCCTCTGCAGTACAATTATTAAGCAAAAATCAAGGAAGATTGCAAGCGGCATTAACATCCCACTAA
- the waaF gene encoding lipopolysaccharide heptosyltransferase II, translating into MNILIIGPSWVGDMMMSHSLYQCLKQQYAHCQIDVLAPNWCRPLLERMPEVRQALPMPIGHGTFGLKARYEIGKGLRNQYDMAIVLPNSLKSAFIPVFAKIACRRGWKGESRYFFLNDLRANKKDYPMMVQRYVALAYEKNAVPTASQMRFPYPYLQVSSQQIEQTKGHFHAQLAQAQHRPAIGFCPGAEFGPAKRWPHYHYAELAQMLIEKGYSIRLFGSAKDEQVGEEIRTSLPENLQPYCLNLAGQTSLNQVVDLIADCQGVVTNDSGLMHVAAAVQRPLVALYGPTSPQYTPPLSHQAVIIRLQKGGLEKIRKAKDSAEGYHQSLIDITPAMVMEKLTEILPHFEQA; encoded by the coding sequence ATGAACATCTTAATAATTGGCCCCTCCTGGGTTGGCGATATGATGATGTCGCACAGTTTATATCAATGTTTAAAACAGCAATATGCTCACTGTCAAATTGATGTACTTGCGCCCAATTGGTGTCGACCTCTGTTAGAAAGAATGCCAGAGGTGCGTCAGGCTCTTCCAATGCCCATTGGACACGGCACTTTTGGCTTGAAAGCACGCTATGAAATTGGAAAAGGTTTAAGAAATCAATATGATATGGCAATTGTGTTGCCAAATTCGCTCAAATCTGCGTTTATTCCAGTGTTTGCTAAAATTGCGTGTCGCCGTGGTTGGAAAGGGGAAAGCCGTTATTTCTTTTTGAATGATTTACGTGCAAATAAAAAAGATTACCCTATGATGGTGCAACGCTATGTGGCATTGGCCTATGAAAAAAATGCTGTGCCGACCGCTTCGCAAATGCGCTTTCCTTATCCTTATTTACAGGTCAGCAGCCAGCAAATTGAGCAAACCAAAGGTCATTTTCACGCGCAACTTGCACAGGCGCAACATCGCCCTGCTATTGGTTTTTGTCCGGGGGCAGAGTTTGGTCCAGCCAAGCGTTGGCCGCATTATCATTATGCTGAGCTTGCACAAATGCTCATTGAAAAAGGTTACAGCATTCGCCTCTTTGGGTCAGCGAAAGATGAGCAAGTGGGGGAGGAAATTCGTACCAGTTTGCCTGAAAATTTACAGCCTTATTGCTTAAATTTGGCAGGGCAAACAAGCCTTAATCAAGTGGTAGATTTGATTGCAGATTGTCAAGGCGTGGTAACCAATGATAGTGGTTTAATGCACGTTGCGGCGGCGGTGCAACGTCCACTTGTGGCACTTTATGGCCCAACAAGCCCACAATATACGCCACCATTATCTCACCAAGCGGTGATCATTCGTTTACAAAAAGGCGGATTAGAAAAAATTCGTAAAGCTAAAGATAGTGCCGAAGGCTATCACCAAAGCCTTATCGACATTACCCCAGCAATGGTAATGGAAAAATTAACCGAAATTTTACCGCACTTTGAACAGGCATAA
- the glmU gene encoding bifunctional UDP-N-acetylglucosamine diphosphorylase/glucosamine-1-phosphate N-acetyltransferase GlmU, with amino-acid sequence MNKLSVVILAAGKGTRMYSDLPKVLHKVAGKPMVKHVIDTAKQLNADNIHLIYGHGAELLQQHLADENVNWVLQPVQLGTGHAMQQAAPFFADDENIVMLYGDAPLITAETLQKLIAAKPANGIALLTAHLEDPTGYGRIIRQAGNVVAIVEQKDASPEQLAIQEVNTGVMVSSGASFRKWLAKLDNNNAQGEYYMTDVIKFANQDGCKVAAVQAEDLMEVEGANNRLQLAELERYYQRKQAEKLLLAGVSLRDLNRFDLRGEITHGKDVEIDVNVIIEGVVTLGNRVKIGAGCVIKNCVIGDDVEIKPYSVFEDAVIGESAQIGPFSRIRPGTKLAAQTHIGNFVEVKKSHIGKGSKVNHLSYIGDSEIGANCNIGAGTITCNYDGVNKFKTVIGDEVFVGSDSQLVAPVTIAKGATIGAGTTVTKDIAENELVISRVPQRNIQGWKRPEKLAKK; translated from the coding sequence ATGAACAAGTTAAGTGTAGTGATTTTGGCAGCGGGCAAAGGCACAAGAATGTATTCCGACTTGCCAAAAGTGTTGCATAAAGTCGCGGGTAAGCCAATGGTGAAACACGTTATTGATACCGCGAAACAGCTCAATGCCGATAATATTCATTTAATTTATGGCCACGGCGCAGAATTATTACAACAACACCTTGCCGATGAAAATGTAAACTGGGTGCTACAACCTGTGCAACTTGGCACAGGACACGCAATGCAACAAGCCGCGCCTTTTTTCGCCGATGATGAAAATATCGTAATGCTTTATGGCGATGCGCCACTTATTACGGCGGAAACATTGCAAAAATTGATTGCAGCGAAACCAGCAAATGGCATTGCCTTATTAACCGCGCATTTAGAAGATCCAACTGGCTATGGGCGAATTATTCGTCAAGCTGGGAATGTGGTCGCCATTGTAGAACAAAAAGATGCCAGCCCAGAACAGTTGGCGATTCAAGAAGTGAATACGGGGGTAATGGTCTCCAGTGGTGCAAGTTTCAGAAAATGGCTAGCAAAATTGGATAATAACAATGCTCAAGGCGAATATTATATGACCGATGTGATTAAATTTGCTAACCAAGACGGCTGTAAAGTGGCGGCAGTGCAAGCGGAAGATTTAATGGAAGTAGAAGGTGCGAATAACCGCTTACAACTGGCTGAGCTTGAGCGGTATTATCAACGTAAACAAGCAGAAAAATTATTGCTTGCTGGGGTAAGTTTGCGTGATCTAAACCGTTTTGATTTGCGTGGTGAAATCACCCACGGTAAAGATGTGGAAATTGACGTGAATGTGATTATCGAAGGTGTCGTAACATTGGGTAATCGTGTAAAAATCGGCGCGGGTTGTGTAATTAAAAACTGCGTGATTGGCGATGATGTGGAAATCAAGCCTTACTCGGTATTTGAAGATGCAGTCATTGGGGAAAGCGCGCAAATTGGACCTTTCTCAAGAATTCGTCCCGGTACAAAACTTGCCGCACAAACCCATATCGGCAACTTTGTTGAAGTGAAAAAATCACACATTGGCAAAGGCTCTAAAGTGAACCACTTGAGCTATATTGGCGATAGCGAAATTGGCGCAAATTGTAATATCGGAGCAGGGACGATCACTTGTAATTATGATGGTGTGAATAAATTCAAAACCGTGATTGGTGATGAGGTGTTTGTCGGTTCAGACAGCCAACTTGTTGCTCCCGTTACTATCGCGAAAGGGGCAACCATTGGCGCTGGCACAACGGTAACCAAAGATATTGCGGAAAATGAACTGGTGATCTCACGCGTTCCACAGCGTAATATTCAAGGGTGGAAGCGCCCAGAAAAACTTGCCAAAAAATAA
- the deoC gene encoding deoxyribose-phosphate aldolase, which yields MQPQDIAKYIDHTALAADKTPQDILNLCQQAIAHQFCSVCINSAYIPLAKQALAQSAVRICTVVGFPLGASLSQVKAFEAEQAIAQGADEIDMVINVGWVKSQQWQDVEQDIATVLSACQGKTLKVILETCLLTKEEIIKVCEICKTLKVAFVKTSTGFSTGGATVEDVTLMKRIVGDEIGVKASGGIRDTATAIAMLNAGATRLGVSAGVAIVKGINTQENGY from the coding sequence ATGCAACCACAAGATATTGCAAAATACATTGACCACACAGCCCTTGCTGCGGATAAAACGCCACAAGACATTCTTAATTTATGCCAACAAGCAATAGCACATCAATTTTGCTCCGTGTGTATTAACTCGGCGTATATTCCTCTCGCAAAACAGGCGCTTGCACAAAGTGCGGTGAGAATTTGTACCGTTGTTGGCTTTCCTTTAGGGGCAAGTTTAAGCCAAGTGAAAGCGTTTGAAGCGGAACAAGCAATTGCTCAGGGCGCAGATGAAATTGATATGGTCATTAATGTAGGGTGGGTAAAATCTCAACAGTGGCAAGACGTGGAACAAGATATCGCAACGGTACTTTCTGCTTGCCAAGGAAAAACCTTAAAAGTGATTTTAGAAACCTGTCTCTTAACCAAAGAAGAAATCATCAAAGTTTGTGAAATCTGCAAAACACTCAAGGTGGCTTTTGTAAAAACCTCTACTGGTTTTAGCACAGGCGGGGCAACTGTTGAGGACGTTACTTTGATGAAGCGCATTGTCGGTGATGAAATCGGTGTAAAAGCCTCTGGTGGCATTCGTGATACCGCCACGGCTATTGCAATGCTTAATGCGGGAGCAACCCGTTTAGGAGTAAGCGCGGGGGTGGCAATTGTGAAAGGAATAAATACACAGGAAAATGGGTATTAA
- the rfaC gene encoding lipopolysaccharide heptosyltransferase RfaC, with translation MRICLVKTSSMGDVIHTLPALTDAQKALPNLQVDWVVEENFAEIPTWHSAVKRVIPIAIRRWRKQLLQRNTWQEWQAYRQLLQQNQYDAVIDAQGLVKSAWFAVRLAQGIKHGYDKQSAREPLAALFYDKHYAIDYQQHAVERIRQLFAQVLGYTLPSQQGDYGIAQHFAVQQGVPPYVLLIHATTRADKHWCNQEWKKLAQNLTALGFAVHLPWGNEKEKHTAEWIAQGIENAVVLPKMSLTTLAQQIANAKAVVSVDTGLAHLCAALDKPNLTLYGATNPELIGTYGKNQYHLQAPTMAQISAEKVMEYLRPVL, from the coding sequence ATGCGAATTTGCTTAGTGAAAACCTCCTCAATGGGGGATGTAATCCACACATTGCCCGCATTGACGGATGCACAAAAAGCTTTGCCTAATTTGCAAGTGGATTGGGTGGTGGAAGAAAATTTCGCGGAAATTCCCACTTGGCATTCTGCGGTGAAGCGCGTGATCCCGATAGCGATTCGCCGTTGGCGTAAACAGCTTTTACAACGCAACACGTGGCAAGAATGGCAAGCCTATCGTCAATTACTCCAACAAAATCAATATGATGCAGTGATTGATGCACAAGGTTTAGTAAAAAGTGCGTGGTTTGCTGTGCGCCTAGCGCAAGGGATAAAGCACGGTTACGATAAACAGTCCGCACGCGAACCTTTGGCGGCATTGTTTTATGATAAACACTATGCCATTGATTATCAGCAACACGCGGTAGAACGCATTCGTCAGTTATTTGCACAGGTCTTGGGTTATACATTGCCAAGCCAGCAAGGGGATTATGGCATTGCACAGCATTTTGCCGTGCAACAAGGCGTACCACCTTATGTGTTATTGATTCACGCCACCACGCGCGCGGATAAACATTGGTGTAATCAAGAATGGAAAAAATTAGCACAAAATCTCACCGCACTTGGTTTTGCAGTGCATTTGCCTTGGGGCAATGAAAAAGAAAAACACACCGCCGAATGGATCGCGCAAGGCATTGAAAATGCCGTTGTTCTGCCTAAAATGTCCCTCACCACACTCGCCCAACAGATTGCCAATGCCAAAGCGGTGGTTTCTGTGGATACGGGATTAGCTCATCTCTGCGCCGCCTTAGATAAACCTAACCTCACCCTTTATGGCGCGACCAATCCAGAGTTAATCGGCACTTATGGCAAAAATCAATATCACTTACAAGCGCCAACAATGGCACAGATTTCTGCTGAAAAGGTAATGGAATACTTACGTCCCGTACTTTAG
- a CDS encoding anhydro-N-acetylmuramic acid kinase yields the protein MLPHYYLGVMSGTSLDGVDLALMDFSAQSAQVIATDFVPMPPNLRENLTALLHSGQSTLHHIGELDHQLGVLYAESINQFLAKYSLRAEQIQAVGCHGQTIWHAPQGQSPFTWQLGDANIIVARTGITTVADFRRKDMAYGGQGAPLVPAFHHNVFADPTRNTVVLNIGGISNISVLIPNQPVLGYDTGVGNALLDSWIAKHQGKSYDKNGEWAASGQSYPALLQALLADPYFSLPAPKSTGREQFNLTWLEKILQKHTALSPRDVQATLAEFTAQCTAQELRHLSQHNDLPCLLLVCGGGAKNPVIMAHLSRLLPEWQIATTTDYGLDADYLEAAAFAWLAYRRIHNLPSNQPSVTGATKAVSLGVIYPKDD from the coding sequence ATGCTCCCTCATTATTACCTTGGCGTAATGTCTGGCACCAGTCTTGACGGCGTTGATCTCGCACTGATGGATTTTTCTGCTCAATCAGCTCAGGTGATTGCCACCGATTTTGTGCCAATGCCACCAAATTTACGAGAAAATCTCACCGCACTTTTACATTCTGGACAAAGCACCCTACACCATATTGGTGAACTCGATCATCAACTTGGCGTACTTTATGCAGAAAGCATCAACCAGTTTTTGGCAAAATATTCTCTCCGTGCAGAACAAATTCAGGCGGTGGGTTGCCACGGGCAAACCATTTGGCACGCACCGCAAGGGCAATCGCCCTTTACTTGGCAATTGGGTGATGCCAATATTATTGTTGCTCGCACAGGCATTACCACTGTGGCGGATTTTCGCCGTAAAGATATGGCTTATGGCGGACAGGGCGCACCGCTTGTGCCTGCTTTTCACCATAATGTGTTTGCTGATCCTACGCGAAATACCGTGGTGTTGAATATTGGTGGAATTAGCAATATTTCTGTGCTTATTCCAAACCAGCCCGTGCTAGGTTACGACACGGGCGTGGGCAATGCGTTGCTAGATAGTTGGATCGCGAAACATCAAGGAAAAAGCTATGATAAAAATGGCGAATGGGCAGCTTCAGGACAAAGTTACCCTGCTCTATTACAAGCGTTATTGGCTGATCCGTACTTCTCCTTACCCGCCCCCAAAAGCACGGGGAGAGAGCAATTTAATCTCACTTGGCTAGAAAAAATTCTGCAAAAACACACCGCTCTTTCTCCTCGAGATGTGCAAGCGACGCTGGCAGAATTTACCGCACAATGCACTGCACAAGAGCTACGGCATTTAAGCCAACACAATGATCTTCCCTGCTTATTACTCGTTTGTGGCGGTGGCGCGAAAAATCCTGTTATTATGGCGCATCTCAGTCGTTTACTTCCTGAATGGCAAATTGCCACCACAACAGACTACGGCTTAGACGCAGATTATTTAGAAGCCGCAGCCTTTGCGTGGTTAGCCTATCGCCGAATACATAATTTACCCTCTAACCAACCGAGTGTAACAGGGGCAACAAAGGCAGTGAGTTTAGGCGTGATTTATCCCAAAGATGATTAA